The Culex pipiens pallens isolate TS chromosome 2, TS_CPP_V2, whole genome shotgun sequence DNA window aagaggtgtttttcaactatttgcagcctgaaacggtgatgagatagaaatttggtgccaaagggacttttatgtaaaattagacgctcgatttgatggtgtactcagaattccgaaaaaacgtatttttcatcgaaaaaaacactaaaaaagttttaaaaaatctcacattttccgttacttgattgtaaaatttattggaacatgtcattttatggaaaatttaatatactattcgaatctacattgtcccagaagggtcattttttcatttagaacaaaatttttcattttaaaatttcgtgttttttctaactttgcagggttattttttagagtgtaacaatgttctacaaagttgtagagcagacaattacaaaaattttgatatatagacataaggggtttgcttataaacatcacgagttatcgcgattttacgaaaaaaagttttgaaaaagttactttttgcgtttctctttgtttcgtcgtccgtgtttgtcgcgggtgaccatgaatggccatgatcgatgacgaccaactttttcaaaactttttttcgtaaaattgcgataactcgtgatgtttataagcaaaccccttatgtctatatatcaaaatttttgtaactgtctgctctacaactttgtacaacattgttacactctaaaaaataaccctgcaaagttagaaaaaacacgaaattttaaaatgaaaaattttgttctaaatgaaaaaatgacccttctgggacaatgtagattcgaaaagtacattaaatttcccataaaatgacatgttccaaaaatttttacagtcgagtaacggaaaatgggagaatttttaaaacttttttagtgtttttttcgatgaaaaatacgtttattcggaattttgagtacgccatcaaatcgggcgtctaattttacacaaaagtccctttgacaccaaatttctatctcatcaccgtttcaggctgcaaattattgaaaaacacctcttttttcacatgttcaaaaatggaaggggtcgtaccgccccttcgtctcgagatatcaaaaaacggacctcggattcgtgatcagggacaaaagttaccccttaggacaaagtttcacgcaaatcgaagaggggtcggggcaactgctgtgtgagttggcggagaattacccatatataaaaaaaaaaacaaaaagattgaaaggtttgatgaatttcaaagagaaagaaaaggtttttttttaaattgattattttgaaataatgtcatacaaaaaatgacattttttatccgtgaacatattttttctaatcCGTTTTCTTCATAACTACCTATAACTTTACCCAAGACAACAAATCGTTCAGAAAATCAATTCGAAAGTTAAAGATTTTCGGATATTTATTTACGtctcaaatacaaaaaaatcacaaaatcgatcgatttcgtaaagaatttgGAAAACTGGGTcaacaaaatattgtttcatttttcaaaacattgacatAATTACATACAAATAtcggaaaaagtcggaaattcgccaaaatccgccaaatATTGGGAAAAAAGAagggaatttgatttttttttttcaaacactcgggaaaagtcgggaatcccaagcatactcgtttgcaaattattttctaaatcttgaaaaaatttgatattttgtacaattttcaaattaaattaattcaattcTTTCTAAGGaacttacataaaatttaaggTGCCTTTCACTATCTCCATCTATTTGAGACGAAACGACATCAAAAATCCTTATGAATATTGGAAGCATTTTGAACAGATATTCATAGTatttttaatgaaccatttttttcttaatttagtAGTAAAAGAGGTAACATCTAACATATAGCAACaatcaaataaatgaaaaactaatataaaaataaagccTTATTTTAAAGATTATGGCCAGCGTGAGTAATGATTATATGTTATTTTGTCAcattgattgaatatttgaaaaatgatttcagCTTGAGTTTggaagttgttttttatttgtttcttaATTCATTTAGTCACTtccaatatttttacaaatttttctcTTGAATTTTTTCGAGAGTTTGGGTAAATTGTTATAgataaagcttaatttttagatatcggaaaacttaaatatcgaataaaatctaaTCGTTGTTAGACCAGAAAGACAACAAGAAATTtcgcttaaaaaaaacaatgtttaaattgaaaaaaaatatgaatctaacaaactttgaataaaattattgcAAATATGTTCAAAGAATTAGTCTTTTCGAACAATTCGCATAAAATAAGTGGTAAACCATAGAAACTTATCAAactgatttttcaataaaaaaaattaaacaattaacattgatttaaaaaatccatacaTATCAAGGACTTtgtacaaacattttttaaaacccaatttctagatattttttaaaattatttgaaagacCAATAACAGCAATCATGGTTAAAGCgttctatgattttaaatttaatagaattaagaataaaatttaaattaagttatctttaacttttgccatttccagttgaaacgaagcatcaaacattatttttcggttattttttaaagcctttttgtttatgtttctactcTTAATCAAAATAACGAGTGcttaagcatgagcatgagcatgagcatgagagaccacccatggttgtccttctccgttgctgaacaggaccgtaatatcctatcaacacaaccggtcatacgcttcaacgatcaaataatgtttcccttatcaacagcattcatgaatgcgctgaaaagataaaacatcacggtcatcaaaactagagccgttgctaataggaaacagtcattggccaccaacggcgcccgccatgtcagtttgtagatctcgagggaacgggacgggaatgttagttagcacaggctgctaccaagggtgggttctatacgatatccacacccccgcgtgtgccggaaaactacttctacttgggattttgttagtgggaaagggtaatggccaggattcatcatagaggatgatgatgtgacccaataatcaatgaatttcgttgagtgatagggtgatgtattatgtattctcaaggcaaacaatcggatgatgcggatgagaccattcccggttatttggtgttgagtttagcacaaatgatttaatcttagacagccggctgtggaaagatagaatcaaaattgtgtgtgattaaaaagtgaaatattatactcagcgtaacacatttacgtagagttgacctgagactatttatacttttaagtttttataagatgagcgaccaattaattactgatgagttatgagttatctgaaggacttgaacaatcgcgttgaaacaatatttgtcaccgtgctttacgagctataaTGCTAAAATGTGATTTCGCGGGAAACGAAAGGTCAAATATAATTTATGCTAACGCAATTAAGAACGAATCTTCCCATGAAACAATCgcaaatcatagaacaaagaaactcgactgactaacgagaaagacgatcgcgatatttgaactttacaatctaattaagaagaaaaaaaaagccacGTCAATAGAAAGGAATAGACAAACATACAGGTAACCACAAAACGGACTGCCTcaactgtcatcgtgacaaccagagcaagccgcaccttcacacacacacgcgcgcactcacccgacaaactcaccgacgacgaacgacgcgaaaaaacatgcgatccgtcggacaggcatcgcaaaacggactcttAATCAAAATAACGAGTGCTTAAAttgtttaagtatttttttagaaattaagaaatttggaAGTTAATTTTCTGACTTAACAAAAACGGTCAAtagtttgatttgtttgtttgttgaaaatCTTTCTTAGGTAAGAAATGCCGATTACTtgagtttctggaaaagtcgggaatttgaaaatgatcaccctaattattttgaattgggtactaaagtcctatgtcaatttttatgtacaacggtaaaaaacacgattaaaaaccattcctgatcacttttttttcattttaatggaaattttttttttggcaagacaacattttttcgatggatcaactatggtccccttggaacgagctgtcaagtaggagcttttctgtcaagaaggatcgcgaggttaatttttcaaaattgatttaaaaatccattttaaactctttatgctcgtacaaagggtcattgtactcagaaaaataagctttatcgctgtaaacaataatatcagctatctaagcttcattttaggacccaatttgctACTTTTTTACGTTGGTTTGCTTTTTGACTAGTTAATTACATAAACCTTTATAAAGTGTCTTAGTTACTATTGGTCGTCACTCACTGAAAATAAGttcaaatcggaaaacgaaacacattttaaatgctttaaCTTTTATCTTTAAGACAAAATCTTGTCAGACTGCTTATTGACCGACGGCTTCccagttgtttttgtttttctaaagCGATCTTCCGACACAGTGGGTcaaatagcatttttttattcctgaatcGTTCTACTGGTTCTATATTAAGTCCAAATGCACTTCCCAAACCAATCCAGAGTTGTACTCCCCGCACTTCACACGAGTGTTGATAAGCAACTGACTGAACCGCAATCTCTGCCGGCTTCGCTCCTCCTCTTCCCGAGCACTTTGTCGGGAAGAATTGGGGTTGGCGTAATTTTAGGATTATGCAACAGACGTTTGCACGAGCAAGACTCTTCACTAATTGGACTGCTgctctttttctttcttttgcgtcGTTTGCAGTTTCGTCGCCTGCTGGAGCAGGGCAACCGTGACCTAACCACGGCCACCGGCAACCGGTGCTCCAAGTGTTCGCCCGACTGCAGCGACTCGTGCAAGCTGCACCCGGTCCAGCAGGGCGAAGTTTCCTCTACCGAACCACCCCTGCCGGAACCGTCCGTCAACGGGCACTCGCCGGAAAAGTCCGCCTACTTCGAGGCGGTCCAGTACTACATCTCCAACATTGGCTGGGCCCTGCTCGAGATCAACTCGGACGGCGTGATCGAATGCGCCACCGAGAACGTCCGGGACGTGCTGCACTATTCGCGCAACGAGCTCCACGGACAGAGCATCTACTCGTACCTGCACACTGGCGACCACTCCAAGCTCAGTCCCATCCTCAACAAGAACTCGTTCGAGCTAAACTGGGATCAAGATGAGGTAGGTTTCCCGGACCTTCTATGGGTAATCTTTCTCCAACTAACGCCTTGCTTTTTCGTAGATGTTCTGCCAGTCCCCGAAGCGGACGATCCGCACCAAGATTCGGTGGCTGCTGAGGGCGCCCGACAGTGCCAACGATACGATCGAGCAGAAGCAGCAGCGGCAGGAAAAGTACAAGGACCTGCTGATCATTTCCGCCCAAGTCAAGGATGACACCGACGCCGAGTCGTCGTCGGTGCTCTGTCTAATCACACTACCGGAGGACGAGctgaaccagcagcagcacggGCAGCTCGGCCAGTTGGGGCTGCCAGGAAGCGTAGGAGTAGGAGCGGGAGCGGGAGTAGGTGTGGCCGCGGCCATCGAGCTGTCCAGCCTCACGATGCCACAGACGCTGGACGAGCAGCTGACGCTCAAGCTGGACATGAACGGCGCCATTATAGGTGAGTTGGAACGGTTTGTGTGCGTACTGTTCCGACGAGAAGTCCGGGCGTTCCATCGCTGCCGATCATTAACCTCCCAGCCACCCACTGACCTCATGCCCGCTTCCGGTGTGCCCCGTTCCGGTTTCCGCCAACCGGTTCCAGCACAATTCAATCACACTCACGCTTCATCTTCAAACACGCGGCCCTTTTCATTCGCTGttgttgtttacattattttgaaagaCGAAAACCCTACAGCAAGCAGTAACATAATCAAACTTTTAAGCACCCTCCGCAAACTCAAATCAGCACAAATTGCTGCTGGATCTTTTTCCGGATCTTTTCCGGAAAAGATCCGAACACAAATGCGGTTTGATGTTTGTGGGGAGagtcaaaaatgaaaacaagtCAGATGACAGATCGAAGGGTCCTCCGTCGACAAATGTCACTCACGACACCATCCTCAAAATGCGCAACGGTGCTCACGGCACTCACGGCTGACCGTGGGACGAGTACAGCAACAGCACAATCTCATATCCCACAGTTGTGAACCTTTACCAATGCTAACAAAACTTGTCCTTTCTACCTCCTTCCAGACTTAGACGCAGCGACGCTGAGGAAGCAGTTCGCCGGGTACCTAACCAAAGAGGCCTTCCGGTCAATCCACGATCTCTGCCACTTCCAGGATCGCGCCCGgctcaacgagcacctcaacaaTGTGATGAACGCGAACGGCACGGCCCAGGTCTCGTCGTACCGGTTGCGGCTCGGCGGCCCCGACGTGTACGTCCACGTGAAGGCCCAGACGAGATTATTCCGGAACAGCAAGGCGAACAACGAGCCGGACTTTATCATGGCGATCCACACGATCCTGACGGACAGCGAGGTGGCGATGGTGGAGGCCGCCGGAGGGTTGAACAAtccgtcctcgtcgtcgtcgtcggggttGGCCATTCCGAGCACGAGCACCGGCGGTGGCGGAAGTAGTAGTGGtggcagcggcagcagcagttCATCCCGCCAGTTGCAGCAGATCACGCAAGGGGTCAGCAACATGGGAGGACCGCTAATGTCCAGTATAATAAACGGTGGCGCCGGAGGCAACGGTGGTCCAGCCGGAGGTCTCCCAGGGGCCCTCTCGTCGGTGGTGTCCCCGCGGAGCAACCCAACGGCTTCGCTAATCCCCCCCTCGGACAGTTCGAACTTCTTCAACTCGGACTTTGAGTTTGAGTTTCCACATTCCACGTTCGACATGGAGTCCGTCGGGGTCGGCTGGGACTCGCGACCCGACTCGCGGACCAGTGTCACCCCGGTGAGCACCCCGCGGCCACCCTCCGTCACGGCGTACAGCCCTGCGGCCGCGCCCATGTGCCCTTCGCCGTTGACGCCGTACCACGCGGGCAGCGCCGGAGGGCAACCGTCGCCGTCGAACAACAACCAACAggtcaacaacaacaataacaacaacagcaTGACCAACAACAATGCCGGTCCGTTCGGGAGCAACTTTCCGTTTCCGTTCGACGACAAGGAGAAAATTCAGGAACAAATTcaccaacagcagcaacagcagaaccagcaacaacagcagcagcaacagatgGCCTCACACGATTCGGAACGATTGCGAAATCTACTGACAACCAAACGACCTCACTCAAATGCCTCATCCTCGTCCGGGCTGGACATGGACCATGACCACCGGAACCCGAACCGGATCTTGAAGGTAAGTACACCAAAAACCTCGAATTCCTAATCTTCTTCAATTGGCATACATCCGATCTGGCCGTAAAAAACtccctctttttcaaaatttcatccctctctctctctgtacTCCCATAGGGCTTACTAAATTCCGAAGAAGATAAGGATAGTAATGGGAATAGGTTACGCGTGGCTCCTCAGTCAGTTAGAGCGGCCCCACAGCAGGGTGGTAGCGTGGTGATGGCGGCCACCGAGAGCAAAAAGCCCGGTGGCGCCAATAACATGCTACTGCAGGTAGGCGCCCCTCTCCACTCTCCTTTTAGAAACACCACGTTTGGTTTGagtttttgtttctgtttttcTAAATTACTTGCAAGCACTTGTGtactagattttttgttttgttcacaaACACCGGTTCCACAAATAATTAGTTTACAAAATCAATGATAAAAGTTTCAAACAATGAACATTCGCtagtggggtgactttgagcgtAAGGGCACCACGTTTTATTATACAGTCGATTCTCTGATGGTAGATCTTCTCGatctcaatattgctccatctaccGATGAATtattcagtcccttcaaactgcttAGGCTGCAcacataaagtacgtcacgctaaaatcagtcaAAATTTAATAGGCGCAACATTCTCATCACTAGCACAGTCATTTGACTCTCACCACCTTTCTCCAATCTATGtagattagataaggtaagGTGGAATTTTTCAGCTGTCACAATAGTTAGCACGAAACCTGGATTTTAAATAGTAATTTTCAGAATAGTTCAGATTTTTCCATTTTCCGGGCATACACTCAAACttgcaggccaagtgcgaatgatgctgataatacctcttcagttgacgctcaggcaaggaacatcctggaaggagcgtcactgactacgtccgtagtcctgttagatctttcttgatcaagacagtatagctctggttccttgcaagtgtcctattttcttacctccacgttggcttggttttcatgatgacctagctggtggcctgtggaaacggatcgtaaacctttgaccaccgcgggtcaaagtcgagacggctaaaagaaaggggcgcgacaatgtgggaaagggaagtaatttgtgattgtagacggtattgttttgattcgcagtatgttgagtcaactgctgtggatgtacctgaaacatcacacaacggggtttctcttctttccgttTTTATCTATCATCTATattctgttaattttgtttaactgaTTCTCTAACGcagcttctgtttactatcctccatttgatttcgattttacttatttgattctcttatttctcaacacttttccactctattttaccaattgatgctgctgtaacaaactgtctgctttcccttaatttggcagcgatgtcaattttgtttatcatgtgccttttctttatttatctatttcaataatttctcatcttccctgtaaattgcccatcataacaataatctaagcttgtttgttatctcttttcattaactattgttaatttctttatcttcttcataaattactatctttcttttactattgattctttacatagtatgtttccttcactgtccattgttttgaaacttcacctttttcttaagcaagtgaggttcgagcccttgctcaatttatggaatgattaaaggattaacacaaatattactattgtacttttgaaaaacttttctaagatgcttaggaccaaaatattgtaacaaaacaccgcgacaaaagaaatagcaacagataaacacgactcaacaatagggaagatttcaggagaaaacaatacacagtaaataacaattagtttttgaattcaaactaaaaataaaacagtttttgctttaatgaaagttgttaggcacactttaaatggttaggcgcttatacttacatcaaaccctacgtaatgtaccacccccggccgagttaaaatgcgtaaccggaaaagaaggtgtgcatgcctggcacgaacactcaaagcgtgttctagcgtgctgctcgtactgactcagagcaagggtgagatgtaggtgtaagggcagtgcgtgttcgtcgggaacctggtgcataagatcggtcaaggcccgttcttacactgaaaattgcgaattgcgaatttccGGGCATACACTCAAactccgatggtttgacaccaatgtTTTCAAACGAATGCGGTCACTTTTCAGTTTGAACGGAAAAAGGGCAGTGGGAATTGGGAGATAAATTTCCGGGTATGATAATTGTAGTCGCTGAGAACTgaaagtttgacatttttaaagccCTGGATGGAACCCGAGCCCAGAGAATAGCGTTGtcatttacggacacagagaacactgGGCGAGAGTAATATGCCCTCGAGATTCacttgcaaaaagatattttattcttcaaaacaaaaaaaaaacacaagctatttacgggaatcgaaccagagacctttgagcaggggtgctcaaagtttttggaggccgggccaaatttaaagctcaaatgagcttgcgggccaaatttacaaaaaaggttgttaaaaaaaataaattacgttattttaatgtaaaagattacatttctgttatttaaaaaaaagtgtattcaaaataatagaaaccacaaaataactggtttctatcggtattgttgattttgttgtttctggtatttgaaaaaaaaaagtttttagctgaaagtacttgtattttcaaaaaaaaaaagttttttttatatttcgaaaatggtgttgacattacatgttgaacaattcatctataagttaagtgtggctaatgaaaaaccgttgagatccagaatttcaacatttcaatgaaaaaaaaattttagaaaatgatttaagcttccgtatagttaacctgcaatcattattttcaaaaaaaaaagcgaaaccacattatttttatttcatcgaaaatttaataaaattcaaattattttgaaaaaacccaaacatgctcaaatgattttaaatgcaaaggaatgcatatttaattaaattcagcTAAATGCacctaaatttcattttttaagttttttgaaaatatatttttgctcctggctttcgagtcaattttttaataatggtggaggggtgggttgatcgacgatagctttgtaaaatatttgctgcaaacttgattctcagatttccacattttgtctgcctgaatcagttgatagtcaatcagactcgttatctaactgtaatgagttcgaattcCTTAGGAAGTACAATGTtagtttgagggtcagttcataaaagggtcaatatgacttgcaaattaataaagaaaacttttatttttgcaactattacagaattctacctaagacaaacttgaacgtttttttgatatttctaaaaatgtttgataaaagttttgacgatatttactagtttcactcacattgaaacgtgtgaaattgttttaattacaaaatatttggaACAAATTATTTCCTAAATAATATAATTATAATCCTAAAGTgaggatcaaaatattgataaatcataagatatttttttattaacaaaaaaataaaaaaagattagcataaaaaagcttaaaataaaccttaattttgaaaaagtattaaatcactttacaagtggtcaacgggccacaaaatatcacctcgcgggccacgtttggcccgcgggccatactttgagcacccctgccttTGAGGCTTTGACAGGCAAATCAGATGACGTAATGGCCTCGGCCACCACACCacaacaaaaggtcgaatgccaaagggtcgaatggacaaatggtCGAATGGGCAAAAGGTctaaagtggacaaaaggtggaatggacaaaacgtcgaaaggacaataggccgaattaaaaaaaatacatttttgcaaaacaaaacatttgatGTGTGCCTAAATacacaaatattgaaaagcaaCTACGGAAAGGTGATTCAAAATTTAGAAGTCGAACTATTTTTGGAAGAACTGCTTATGTTTGAAAGACtgtaaaaactcacaaaaatattttgagaatcaagaaaaggttgttttaaaaattaaaaataaacgtccaaaatatttcagaagtcgaactttttttttcaaagaactgcccatgtttgaaagaatggaaaaacacaCGTAAATATTACGACAAACAagaaaaggttgttttttttttaaataaaatgacatttggaaaaatatttaagaagtcgaactttttttttgaaaaactgctcatgtttgatagaatggaaatcttctcaaaaaatgttttggaagtTATtctctttattaaaaaaaatatcgttactAAATATAaggatacagaaaaaaaatccgatttgatatcaagaaaaaaaaaattcaagatttatttttaagtttataattattattatttgtttcatttttccaCATTTACCTTTTGTactttcgacgttttgtccattcgaccttttgtccattcgaccttatgtatttcgaccttttgtcgaaATCctagaagtcgatgtatgacattTGTTGGagattgtttcaattaacgaataAATTCTGAGGGAACGATGCTCTCGACTATGAATTGTGGGTGAAGCAAATATGATAAATGGCATAATGAACtaacatcaaaatttccaaatactTTATTAAGAGATGAGTTTTCGTAAATCTTTTATCGAGATAGGGACAGGTTTTATTCAGACAATATCATTCGAAACCAATTGATTTCTGATTCATAAACCGAAAATCAAGAACCTTGTCCGGGGTGCCTCGAAAGACTGACTACGTCAGGGTTAGATTATTAGattgaaaaagcataatttcatactaatgcaatttttgttttgtgaaagtACACCAATTACTCTAGTTGGCCATCAACACTGCTCACAATACACACCTTGCTTCTTACCTTAACTGACTGAGTGACACCAAATTCATTCAGAATGCGCTTTTGAATGAGTTAATTTTTCGATAGTTTTCATTACTTTAATAATTTATTGCTAAAATTGCGATTATGTTTCGTTCTCTACACAGCTTCTCAACGAAaagagcgacgacgacgacctggAGGGCCGAAATCGACCGAGCGAACTGCTCCGGCAGCTGCAGAAAGTGAAAGTGAGTAACGTCTCCATCGCACTGACTGATTGATCTAAGGACAATTCTCGAATAATCCGAACATCCCTCCCTCTTTCCCTTCAGGACGAACCCAAAGAGCACCCCGCCCCGCTCAACAACGAGGAGCTGATCCAGATGCTGCGATTCCAGGGCAACGACCGCAAGCGACCCTCGAACGAGCCGGACGAGGGCGGGGCGGCCAAGCGGCCCTCCGACAAACCGTCCAAACTGTGCGAAAAGAACAAGATGCTGGCGTCGCTGCTGGCGAACCCGGCCAAGGCGCCGACCCCGCTCCTGCCCGGCCATCTGCCGCTGAACCGCATCATCCCGGACATCCCGATCTCGAACGTGGCCCGGCAGATGGCCAGCGTGACGAGTTCGACGCCccccaaccagcagcagcagaccatcaacaacaacaacctgaCCACTAGCAACAATAATCTGAAGCAAGTACAACAGATGAACCATCAGCTGCGGcttcagcaacagcagcagcagcagcaccaacagCAGTTGCGTAAAGCGCAAGCAATGCCTTCACAATCACAACAGCCACCTACTTCATCCGATATCTACCTCAGccaacaccagcagcagcaggcgcAACAGGCGCAAGTCCAAGCCCAGCAACAGGCACTGCTTCAGGCCCATCTTGTGGCGGCGGCCCAGCAGCGCCAGCAAAACTTCTCCCCTGCCATCCAGGACTCGGGCATCGGGTCGGTGGGCAGTGGGACGTTCGCCACGCCCTCGTCCGCGACCAGCACCACCAGCACGCCCATGC harbors:
- the LOC120427680 gene encoding nuclear receptor coactivator 1 isoform X6; translation: MSIAAAENAGLGPCELPLSDQWLVHSQLTSSQQSQSSQSQSQYSSSSQTAATQQQQHSSSGGSSGSSASHQHLQPKIMNAVVPAVSVPAASKKIRRKPDTKPQSQINKCNNEKRRRELENEYIEQLGEFLQINKRDMTACKPDKAAILSEVVRTFRRLLEQGNRDLTTATGNRCSKCSPDCSDSCKLHPVQQGEVSSTEPPLPEPSVNGHSPEKSAYFEAVQYYISNIGWALLEINSDGVIECATENVRDVLHYSRNELHGQSIYSYLHTGDHSKLSPILNKNSFELNWDQDEMFCQSPKRTIRTKIRWLLRAPDSANDTIEQKQQRQEKYKDLLIISAQVKDDTDAESSSVLCLITLPEDELNQQQHGQLGQLGLPGSVGVGAGAGVGVAAAIELSSLTMPQTLDEQLTLKLDMNGAIIDLDAATLRKQFAGYLTKEAFRSIHDLCHFQDRARLNEHLNNVMNANGTAQVSSYRLRLGGPDVYVHVKAQTRLFRNSKANNEPDFIMAIHTILTDSEVAMVEAAGGLNNPSSSSSSGLAIPSTSTGGGGSSSGGSGSSSSSRQLQQITQGVSNMGGPLMSSIINGGAGGNGGPAGGLPGALSSVVSPRSNPTASLIPPSDSSNFFNSDFEFEFPHSTFDMESVGVGWDSRPDSRTSVTPVSTPRPPSVTAYSPAAAPMCPSPLTPYHAGSAGGQPSPSNNNQQVNNNNNNNSMTNNNAGPFGSNFPFPFDDKEKIQEQIHQQQQQQNQQQQQQQQMASHDSERLRNLLTTKRPHSNASSSSGLDMDHDHRNPNRILKLLNEKSDDDDLEGRNRPSELLRQLQKVKDEPKEHPAPLNNEELIQMLRFQGNDRKRPSNEPDEGGAAKRPSDKPSKLCEKNKMLASLLANPAKAPTPLLPGHLPLNRIIPDIPISNVARQMASVTSSTPPNQQQQTINNNNLTTSNNNLKQVQQMNHQLRLQQQQQQQHQQQLRKAQAMPSQSQQPPTSSDIYLSQHQQQQAQQAQVQAQQQALLQAHLVAAAQQRQQNFSPAIQDSGIGSVGSGTFATPSSATSTTSTPMPEWDSELNEILNHVIDIAPEGNFVDSELNSLLGISSIESSTSATPSQSSQQDIQEKLAINAIQKSLMQIENVTSPMQYSGSPPAYPMHGGGMSAPGGSPAGGSQQAPTTPNPNFTPPPVYTPRVRMSSTGSSGGGGGGSGGGPSGGQMGNGAPGGGPNALTIQKLQNHQQQRERIHQEQQRQRLLQQQKQQQMVVPVNATANADMNLGLTPGMQNIESLLNNTVAPNVSLTRANSVVPDSQLSPGFSPSQLMQQQLSPNQRTQLSPQQTGFQGSPFNNNPVHRMSPQQVGGFPQQQQQQPGTPGSQQLSPRQPPFASNPQVSQPNALQQQQQQWQNANARLSIQQQNPMLNAQLSTIPGYNPAAAAAGRQQFVAPQRQRSLNSPGTPRQGSFGGTVDGGGFPGPPSPSQPGQNFNNPAVFAAAQQMRLQRQGSVPPQATQHLPGSPRPSYGGHGPGPDAGGYGMMFSQAAMQQHTAGSPGDYFNRVQTGGANGGGGGGGGSNGGPNAGGLNSSELVRQELRAVVSGRAQNAAAAGGVCGTGGLRTPQSPIGMSPGMVATAPGGPGGGGNVQGPGSASSGGGGGGGIGGNGDSMQTSQIPGTSSSSSLLHPAGDMDPSMLFNFHLTPKEFFGGNTSR